The Lathyrus oleraceus cultivar Zhongwan6 chromosome 5, CAAS_Psat_ZW6_1.0, whole genome shotgun sequence genome includes the window aagaCATCAGATCTGAGAAAGCAAAGTCCACACCGAACTCCAACGAAGTTTAtcttgatggatggttgaaagataccCGATCAGAAAAAGAAAAATCCACCTCTAACTCCAACCAAGTTTACCTTGACGGATGGTTGAAAGATGTCCGAGCTGAGAAAGTCAAATCTACCTCTGACTCCAACCAAGTTTAtcttgatggatggttgaaagataTCCGAGCAAAGCAAACAAAATCCACCCCTGACTCCAACCAAGTTTAtcttgatggatggttgaaagataTCCGAGCAAAGCAAACAAAATCCACCTCTGACTCCAACCAAGTTtaccttgatggatggttgaaagaCACCCGACCTGAGAAAACAAAATCCGCATCTGACTCCAACCAAGTTtaccttgatggatggttgaaagataTCCGAGCTGAGAAAGCGAAATCCACATCTGACTCCAACCAAGTTTAtcttgatggatggttgaaagataTCCGAGATGAGAAAGCGAAATCCACATCTGACTCCAACCAAGTTtaccttgatggatggttgaaagataTCCGAGCTGAGAAAGTGAAATCCACATCTGACTCCAACCAAGTAtaccttgatggatggttgaaagataTCCGAGCTAAGAAAGAGAAATCCACCCCAGACTCCAAACAAGTTTACCTTGATGGATGGTTAAAAGATACTCGAAGTTAGTTCATATCTTTGTTTGTCAATGTCTATGTCATTCCGAATAAATTTCATGTTGTTCCTATGTTTTTAACTTCTATGTACTGTAAGATCATATTTCTATGTACTAAGTAAGGTCTCGTTTATGCACTTAATGAGATATTGTTATTATGAACTAGATGTTTATCTTTTAAAATAAACCTTAATTTAATTCGATAAAGATTGAGTTGGCGTCTCTTTAGTTTTTCAAACCTTAGAGTTTAAGTTATGTTTTATTAATTCAACATGTTTACTCTTAAAATAAATAAAGGAATAGAGATATCAAACTCTCAAACATTTGAGAAGATGAGATGTCAAGACTCTTGAAATCTTATAATACAATTATTCTAGTATTATCTATTAAGTGTGATTTATGTGTTCAAATTCTATTCCATAAAGAATCAGTTTTTATCATTATTTAATCATaaaaataaatatcaaataataGTTTCTATATAGATAATTTTTTATTGAAATACTAAGTGTGTTTATAAAAGCCCTTCTATTGCCACTAGCTCACTTTAAGCCTATATGCACCACGTTTCCAGAAGCAAAAAATGCTATTTTTTGTCAAACATGCTATTTAAATGTGGTTTTGGAGTAATGGAAAACATAAGTCTATGAAATGATATATTGGTTTAAATTGAAGTCAAATTAATTGATGTATATTCACTTATTTGAACAATATCAATTAATCTCACTTTATCCTCGTCTAAGATCAGACTAAAACACCAAAAAGGATTACAAGGAAATATGTATACCATAGAATAAAGGATTATGTGTATTAATAACATGATGTGTCAAACTCCACCTTACACAAATCCAAGCTATTTGGTAACTTTTATAACTTTGGTGTATTTTTTATGATggatgtgtgtgtgtgtgagagagagagagagaggtacCTAAGACGCCCTACTTCGTGGTGTACAACTTGAGAATTGTATTTCCTTACAGatctttgttttgatgtgaacTCTTGGATGTGGGCTATTTCACGTGCTTTACAAGTAGATTTGTCACGCATTTAAGACATGTATCATTATCTTTAGCGAATTTATAAAAAACAAGTAAACACAATCAATTGAATTACTCATAAATATTAATAACAAAATATGGGGTTATATAACATGTGGGTAAGAGAATATGACAAACTAATTCCATGAGTGTTACACCTTATTTATTGAAATGTTCACGTCGGTAGGTGGACGTGTATATTTCTAAGGGTAGCATGGCGCTTGAACCATACACTATCTTAAATAATGTTTCATTTATAGAAGAGTGTGGTACTGTATGATATGACTATAATACCCGTGATTTTCATAGACGAGATGTTTAAATATATCTTAATAAATAGGTGtaagatttaaaataaatgatTGAAATTTAGTATTTTGAGTGGAAAATTAAGAATAGGGATACCTCACATTGGTGTTCACGCCATACTCCTTTTAATTTGTCAAGATTTTTCTTGACCTCATAGAGGATAACTTTGTTGGAGGATTCGGCTTGGACATTGACTTATGTGTGTTTAATTAAGACTAACTTGATTTTAACTTCTTGATGATTGAAATATGATTCAATTTGGTAACTTGAATTTGTAGATTATTCGTTTTCAATAGAAGCCCCTCATTATGCCCATTGTGATCTTTGGCATTGCTTCTGCTTCAATCTATTTAGTGAAGTAGCCCATGCTTACATGCAAGAATTTTAACTTCCTCGATGCTAGGGGAAATGGTCCTAGAATATCGATGCCCCAATCCTAAAATGACCATGGAGAGGTCACTGAATGGAGTACCTCGACGGGGGTTTAGTGCATGTTTGAGTATTGTTTGCACTTGTTGTACCTATTTACATAATCGTCGATGTCTCTCAACATATTTGGCCATTAACAATTGGCTCATAATAACATTTTCACCAAAGTTCTTCCTCCAATGTGACTCTTGCATACACATTAATGTACTTCTATTAGTGTTGGGCAATTTCGCTACGTCTTAAGCATATCAACATTGGTATAGTTGTCCTCATCTTACATATATTACATGCAACAATAACATATATTACAGACAACTTTATGACGTCCACTGTACCTACATGTTGACGACTATGGTTTATGTGTGGAAGGTGAGCATCATCTCTTGTATTACCATTTTCTTGTAAATTGACTTCTTTGTGATGACGGGTGTTGATTTAATACTGACTTTGAAGTTTTCTTCCATAGCTACGTAAGTTACTTAGAAGAAATGAAATGTTTTTCTATCTCTTGAATATTTTGCAGATGCTTCACTAGTTGAGACTTTTTAGTTTGGTATTCATCGACGATTTAACTAGTTACAAGTTGAGAATAATTTATTGCTCATAGATTGGATGTGTCCATTTCAATTTTTAaagttattattt containing:
- the LOC127086003 gene encoding uncharacterized protein LOC127086003 isoform X1, with product MTHKVVLFLLPFLLLLLINGQGSSARYIKLEQESVEEKEVDQPYIDGWLKNPLKNQKLIHDSNQVYLDGWLKDTRTERAKSSPDSNQVYLDGWLKDTRTEKTKSTADSNQVYLDGWLKDIRVEKAKSTPNSNQIYLDGWLKDTRAEKTKSTPDSNQVYLDGWLKDTRAEKAKSTSDSNQVYLDGWLKDTRAEKVKSTADSNQVYLDGWLKDIRSEKAKSTPNSNEVYLDGWLKDTRSEKEKSTSNSNQVYLDGWLKDVRAEKVKSTSDSNQVYLDGWLKDIRAKQTKSTPDSNQVYLDGWLKDIRAKQTKSTSDSNQVYLDGWLKDTRPEKTKSASDSNQVYLDGWLKDIRAEKAKSTSDSNQVYLDGWLKDIRDEKAKSTSDSNQVYLDGWLKDIRAEKVKSTSDSNQVYLDGWLKDIRAKKEKSTPDSKQVYLDGWLKDTRS
- the LOC127086003 gene encoding uncharacterized protein LOC127086003 isoform X3, yielding MTHKVVLFLLPFLLLLLINGQGSSARYIKLEQESVEEKEVDQPYIDGWLKNPLKNQKLIHDSNQVYLDGWLKDTRTERAKSSPDSNQVYLDGWLKDTRTEKTKSTADSNQVYLDGWLKDIRVEKAKSTPNSNQIYLDGWLKDTRAEKTKSTPDSNQVYLDGWLKDTRAEKAKSTSDSNQVYLDGWLKDTRAEKVKSTADSNQVYLDGWLKDIRSEKAKSTPNSNEVYLDGWLKDTRSEKEKSTSNSNQVYLDGWLKDVRAEKVKSTSDSNQVYLDGWLKDIRAKQTKSTPDSNQVYLDGWLKDTRPEKTKSASDSNQVYLDGWLKDIRAEKAKSTSDSNQVYLDGWLKDIRDEKAKSTSDSNQVYLDGWLKDIRAEKVKSTSDSNQVYLDGWLKDIRAKKEKSTPDSKQVYLDGWLKDTRS
- the LOC127086003 gene encoding uncharacterized protein LOC127086003 isoform X2, with the protein product MTHKVVLFLLPFLLLLLINGQGSSARYIKLEQESVEEKEVDQPYIDGWLKNPLKNQKLIHDSNQVYLDGWLKDTRTERAKSSPDSNQVYLDGWLKDTRTEKTKSTADSNQVYLDGWLKDIRVEKAKSTPNSNQIYLDGWLKDTRAEKTKSTPDSNQVYLDGWLKDTRAEKAKSTSDSNQVYLDGWLKDTRAEKVKSTADSNQVYLDGWLKDIRSEKAKSTPNSNEVYLDGWLKDTRSEKEKSTSNSNQVYLDGWLKDVRAEKVKSTSDSNQVYLDGWLKDIRAKQTKSTPDSNQVYLDGWLKDIRAKQTKSTSDSNQVYLDGWLKDTRPEKTKSASDSNQVYLDGWLKDIRAEKAKSTSDSNQVYLDGWLKDIRAEKVKSTSDSNQVYLDGWLKDIRAKKEKSTPDSKQVYLDGWLKDTRS